In Paracoccus jeotgali, the following are encoded in one genomic region:
- a CDS encoding sensor histidine kinase, with the protein MRALGRLLPDGLAGRFALVLAAALIAANLAALSLFAVQRASLDRAALIDRELERIVSLVPLIEAAPPEQQALMARRASTRMSRLSVDPNPAVRGDAGAGRTDALLRDLATALPGRELRAAVSRHGASHRGARVSIAIALQSGAGPNGVWLNATSRGEAPPRPAFDVRVSLLVLALSLLFVLAVGLVFVRRLTRPLADLARAARAAGRGDRSARVDERGARELREAAAAFNDMQAQIARFDAERMRTMAALGHDLRTPITSLRIRAELLDEAEAAPMIRTLEEMTVMAEGLVACARGAGEPEDARPVDLAPLLRRLCEDRGAELTVERPAQVIARPVALGRALGNLVDNAIRYGGEAQVTLATGASEARILIADRGPGIAPERLDSVFEPFVRGEDSRSMDTGGTGLGLSIARTIVTSHGGTITLTNRKGGGLLATVGLPLAPAG; encoded by the coding sequence GCGCGCCAGCCTCGACCGGGCGGCGCTGATCGACCGCGAGCTTGAGCGGATCGTCTCGCTGGTGCCGCTGATCGAGGCCGCACCGCCCGAGCAGCAGGCGCTGATGGCGCGCCGGGCCTCGACGCGGATGTCGCGGCTGTCGGTGGACCCGAACCCGGCGGTGCGCGGCGATGCGGGGGCCGGGCGCACGGACGCGCTGCTGCGCGATCTGGCGACGGCGCTGCCGGGGCGAGAGCTGCGAGCAGCGGTGTCGCGTCACGGCGCCTCCCATCGCGGCGCGCGGGTGTCCATCGCCATCGCGCTGCAATCGGGCGCGGGTCCCAACGGTGTCTGGCTGAACGCCACCTCGCGCGGCGAGGCGCCGCCCCGGCCGGCCTTCGACGTCCGCGTTTCGCTGCTGGTGCTGGCGCTGTCGCTGCTGTTCGTGCTGGCCGTCGGGCTGGTCTTCGTGCGCCGTCTGACCCGCCCGCTGGCCGATCTGGCCCGCGCCGCCCGCGCTGCCGGTCGGGGCGACCGCAGCGCCCGCGTGGACGAGCGCGGCGCGCGTGAACTGCGCGAGGCGGCGGCGGCCTTCAACGACATGCAGGCGCAGATCGCCCGCTTCGACGCCGAGCGGATGCGGACCATGGCGGCCCTGGGCCACGACCTGCGCACGCCCATCACCAGCCTGCGCATCCGCGCCGAGCTGCTGGACGAGGCCGAGGCCGCCCCGATGATCCGCACGCTGGAGGAAATGACCGTCATGGCCGAGGGGCTGGTGGCCTGTGCCCGTGGCGCAGGCGAGCCCGAGGACGCCCGCCCGGTCGATCTCGCGCCGCTGCTGCGCCGCCTGTGCGAGGACCGCGGGGCAGAGCTGACGGTCGAGCGCCCCGCCCAGGTGATCGCCCGCCCGGTCGCCCTTGGCCGCGCCCTCGGCAACCTTGTCGACAACGCGATCCGCTATGGCGGGGAGGCGCAAGTGACGCTGGCAACAGGTGCGTCCGAGGCCCGCATCCTGATCGCCGACCGCGGCCCCGGCATCGCACCGGAACGGCTGGACAGCGTGTTCGAACCCTTCGTGCGCGGCGAGGACAGCCGCAGCATGGACACCGGCGGCACCGGTCTGGGCCTGTCCATCGCCCGCACCATCGTGACCTCCCATGGCGGCACCATCACACTTACCAACCGCAAGGGCGGCGGCCTGCTGGCGACGGTCGGGCTGCCGCTGGCGCCGGCTGGCTAG